In the Pleurodeles waltl isolate 20211129_DDA chromosome 3_1, aPleWal1.hap1.20221129, whole genome shotgun sequence genome, TCATCTGTCCTTCTTCTCCTCCGCAGTTCGCTCTGTTGGATGGACCCCTTCATCGTACAAAGAATCCATGCGACTGCTGATGCAGCAGGTTCCATTGGGAGCAACAGGTTCCAGGTAGCCTTTGGAGAAGCCAAAttctgcatgtgtcccaaacagtttgtcccagTGGGCGAAGTGAGGTGCATAGTTGCTCATGGGTTTTTGATGGTGCATGTCATGCTTTATGGGTCCCCCATAGATGCCAAATGGGACCAGACGTGAAGTTGACCAAGGCAAGTCATAGCCACTATGGTCTTCCACTGACACATAGACGTGAAACAGCATGAAAACCCAAGTGGTGAGCAGATGGCACCGCAGGAGTATGGGATTGGCGGTGGTCCAGAAGCCGACAGTAATCAGTTCCCATCCACCCAGGCATTGGGTGGCCAATGAAAAGGGAGCTATGTAGTCATGGTGAAGAGCATGAAACGTCTTGTACAGCCACCTATTCTTGTGGTGGATCAGGTGCCAGATGAAGTACTGGAAATCAAAGAGAAGTAGGCTTCCTACCACTCCAACAACCATCTCAGGGATGGTTGGACACTCTTCTGGGAGGGGAACCGGGGGCCTCCAGTACCACTGTGCTACTGATGCTGGGAAGATGTAGAACAAGTGATTGCGTAGGGTCACACCTACACAGCTCAGTATCATGGCTGCTGTTGGGTTCCGGTTCTGTTGAATTTTGTACTTGTGGATTGAAGTCCATTTCCTCCCCATAATATTGAAGATTAGGTAGGGAATGCAGAAGATGACATACGAGGACACAGTCAGGATCACTGGGAAAAGGGGTGATCGCAAGGCATCCGAGTAGTTGAACCTCAGGTAATCCCACAGAGGCTGGAGTAAAGGTCTTCTGGAAAGAAAAGTCTCAAAAAGTTGAGATGGCTCAATCACTAAATCCATCTTGAAGACACTCTTGGCAAACAACGTTTGATGTTCAGAGCAGCATCTTCAGAATGCCTTGAGTGCGTTTAATTCCCGAAGAGGAATTTGTCCTTTCATGCCAGTGGCAGCACTGAAACCCCAGACAATCAATCGCTCCTCCCTACTCCTGGGCTCCCTGACAACCCAAGCTGGCACTGTCAGGCTCAAGTGACATACAGGAGCTGCGTTAAAGGGGCCGCTGATGTCAGTTATCCTGAGCTTTCTGCACAAGCGAGATGAGACGTATGCGGTACACGATTTTCACTGCTTACATCTAATCACTTGTTTTAACACAAGAGTAGGAAAACTGCAGGATAaagcctgtttattttcaatttaCAACGAGAACTCGTGTTTTACACAAAATGAAATAAATACTATATTTTTCGTCCAGTCTTTATGTTAACCTACAAACTTGCACCAGCATATTATTTATAAATCTTTGCTAAAATGTTTGCTTTTGGTGAACCACAATTACTTTACAAGATGTACATCTCAACAAAGCCATGAAAGTGATGGTTACAGTTCTCAATTACTTCACAAGACAATTACTTCAAATACAATCCATGAAAAAGAAGGTTATTAATTCTGCAGTTTTCAAGGCGTGCTGTATTGTTCTTTCAGCATATGTTCCCCTGAAACGTTATTGAAGTCGGCTGTTAACATACGCGCACCACAACCTGAACTGCTCCTCAGCGGTGCAGGGTAACTTAAAAGCCGAACCATCGAGCAGTTCCTTCCTGGGCTGACAGACGAGATGAGGCGAACGGCCATAAAAGAGTGCTACCACGGTGCGCGCAGTCAGGTATGAAGTAGCATGGGGCTGAGCAAAGGGGACCAGCAGCGGCTTGAAATGGGCGGGGTGCCTCCCCCTCTCAGACAGCCAACAAAGGAGAATGTTTCGAGCTAGATGAGAGGTAAGGCCTGAGAAACGCCGgctgggagtggagtggagtggttgcACGAACTGAACGGGGCCAGGAGAtatactaggggccatatttatacttttgcacaaacacagttttactgcaaaaagtatagcgccggcttgcgtcattccaaagcgccgggttggtgccaaatttatggaaccccGCAAGCCGGCCGTGAGGTTGGGCTAGCAGCAGGAGAAATTACGTTAGCTGAGTGGGGGTGGAGGTACGGGAAATGgggttttgccttaaaaaatgatgctagactggttagaggcaaaaaaaatgcagttaaccagcctagcgtcatttcctgacgtaaaaccatgcataccacatgactcttgtctagaaaagacaggagtcatgcccaccaccccaacggccagcacagggcaccagtgtcccctgggcatggccactgcaaccAGTGTAAtggaggggggcccatttcaggctccccaatggcacttagataatacaaaaaaaaatacttaccctacttatctgggattgggtaccccatcctctggtgtccctctggtgtgggctggggtgttcctggggcttcaggtgggcacctgtgggcccattccatcgTGTTTGACCATGGAGATGGGTCCACACGTCCCCTAACGCTTggtctgactcaggcgttaaataatggcactaagcaggcttagcgccactatttaggcccacctcccacccatgcaccttttttgcatggaAGGATAAATGAGGCACAGGGGACTTTGAgttattttttggacaggaacgcctaccttgcatgtcattgacgcaacGTGGGTTCACCCATCTAAAAAATCTCATTAAATCCtagattttgatgctagatgggtctagcgtcaaaatataattatggagttaggtttgtgctgaatttgcataaaaaaagacgcaaattcagcgcagagtataaatatgcctctaggtgcttcatttgtcaaaaaaaaataataataagtgccagggcccacctCAGGAAGCCACTGCTGCTTGCAACACCCATTTCCCCTGCCAACGCtgccaatgacagcaccaacacagGTATTAACCCTCTCACTCTTAATGTGACAAATCAGACTATTTCAGCAAAGCCCAACCCCTCCAAGCAATACGAATGGATTTTTATTGCAGTTATTAGTAATGTATAATGTATACTTAATTATTAAACAGAAGGTGTTCTAGCCTTTTCTAAATTAGACAGGCAGCACTTCCATGTGGTAGTCTGTCTTAAGTGTTGACATTTAAGTGCGGGCGCCGAGCATCGGAAACCGCAGCTCAAATTAAGGACTGACCCACAAAAGATAACTCATTTTCCCTTCATGGAATGACATGTAAGCTCTTCTACAAACAGCTtcctacctatttttttttttaataaatgaaaattacGATTCATTCTGTAACAAAACAGCACTGAAAGGACAACACACATATTGCAAAACTCAACACTTTGGCAAATAGGAATATCCTACTTGCCATGGTTCAAGAAGTGCTGTAAAAATTGATTTGTTCGCCCAATGGATCATTTCTGAATCCGACTGAGCTCAGGCTGATTGCTTCTAACACTGATGCGTTAACAACAGGGTTGTATTGAAGCCAAAATGAGGACCGGACACTAAAAGATAAGTGGCCCGCATATGTGCATCACAGTAGTTCTTAAAATATTGCTTGGTTAGTATCGAAGGATAGTTTTTGTGAGGACATTGAAAAATGTTCTAAAGTGTGTATGACCAATGACTGTGATCACAGTTAGAAGTGCTGTTATTTCACTGcagaataaaaaatgtaatattttttttgcCATCTCAATGTCTACTACCAGGTAGAAAGGTACCCACTCCCGACCAACCAGGGACGCAACTAGACCTGAATTTTGTTTGGGGGGAGGCTAATACCCCAAGGAATAGGGTGGGTCTACCACACCAACGGTTGTTGTGGAATTAACAAAGCAACTAATGGGGGCATGGTCATCCACACAGCCAATCTGATAAGGACTGAGAATGCATCCATTCATTTGCCATTgagtcattcttgcattcacccacttACCCCTCTGCAGCCCTGGAAGACTGCCTCCAAACTGCCAAAAGCTAGCAAGGGCCTGGCAGAAAACACCACCTAAATGGTCTTTCAAGGATTATCTCTGTGCAAATCTTCAAGGTATTGTATACTGAAGTAACCAACATCAAAATGCTTGTCTATTACAGTAATCTGAAGATTCTATGCAGCAAAAAAAACAGTGTACATGCTTTAACACAGTGTAGTAAGAATCTACCCTTAAAGTCCAATTGGTTTTGACATATGATTCACACACGAAGTCAGTCCTACTGTGCCTGTTGTCATTTTTCCTAAGAAACTGATGGAACCTATGGCATTGGACATTGGttaattagtgttagaaatggggtttctggttggctagggtatgcacctagccaggcagaacccacccactctaatcagggcgagggagttacacacccaagataacccctcctcacccctttggtagcttggcacgagcagtcaggcctatcccagaggcaatgtgtaaagcaattgcccaactcacacaacacacgtgatgcactatccccaccacaaaggaagcacaacaccaagttatataaaaataaactgtattgtacacaacatcattagaccaaacacaacatgtcaatacCCGGCTTCCCAAGCAGTTGTAAGAACATTACaaagtactattactctgcaaaagccagcagtagtcatataatacataggttactggttatcctgcaacataagcagtagtcaggtagacATCACTAACAGAATGCATATGTCACCATAATTTTAGAGTCAGCATTGCCAAAACATTATCACGACTGTGCATAGTATGGCACAGTACCAAAGCTCATGGCGTTAGTATACAGGAAAGCAATATCATGactgcagcaacaacaacaacatgaATTCACCTAACACAA is a window encoding:
- the LOC138283192 gene encoding cholesterol 25-hydroxylase-like protein 1, member 2, encoding MDLVIEPSQLFETFLSRRPLLQPLWDYLRFNYSDALRSPLFPVILTVSSYVIFCIPYLIFNIMGRKWTSIHKYKIQQNRNPTAAMILSCVGVTLRNHLFYIFPASVAQWYWRPPVPLPEECPTIPEMVVGVVGSLLLFDFQYFIWHLIHHKNRWLYKTFHALHHDYIAPFSLATQCLGGWELITVGFWTTANPILLRCHLLTTWVFMLFHVYVSVEDHSGYDLPWSTSRLVPFGIYGGPIKHDMHHQKPMSNYAPHFAHWDKLFGTHAEFGFSKGYLEPVAPNGTCCISSRMDSLYDEGVHPTERTAEEKKDR